One Pogoniulus pusillus isolate bPogPus1 chromosome 10, bPogPus1.pri, whole genome shotgun sequence genomic window carries:
- the ZNF830 gene encoding zinc finger protein 830, translating into MGPPLSAAVPACLARRGGAVGAFARREKMAAAGVGSGRKQVRQEELRRLMREKQRQNAGKKRIDSPFAKYNSLGHLSCTLCSVPVKSELLWQTHVLGKQHREKVAELKGTKQTATGSSANTSHPVKRKSVDTENAELKRIKGTNEKPHTSTSGLPADFFEETKQHGSNAQVSKSPGPSLLSGIYDDDDDDDEEEDQDLSNKSSVTHKTEISPPTQESIANSLPADFFDSKTTAAPIVSHSGSIQKAEIQEKVVERKENTAEALPEGFFDDPEVDAKVRKVDAPKDQMDKEWDEFQKAIRQVNTISEAIVAEEDEEGRLDRQIEEIDEQIECYRRVELLRNRQDLMKEKLKEAMRLRATQEKEDEAIGSEDEEELQDLLSQDWRVKGALL; encoded by the exons ATGGGGCCGCCCCTAAGCGCCGCGGTCCCGGCGTGCCTGGCGCGGCGAGGCGGAGCCGTAGGTGCCTTTGCGCGTCGGGAAAAGATGGCGGCGGCCGGGGTGGGCTCTGGCCGGAAGCAGGTGCGACAGGAGGAGCTGCGGCGTCTCATGCGGGAGAAGCAGCGGCAGAACGCGGGCAAGAAGCGGATCGACTCGCCCTTCGCCAA GTACAACAGCCTGGGACACCTCAGCTGCACGCTGTGCAGCGTGCCCGTGAAGAGCGAGCTGCTGTGGCAGACGCACgtcctgggcaagcagcaccGTGAG AAAGTTGCGGAATTAAAAGGCACGAAGCAGACAGCAACTGGTTCATCTGCTAACACATCTCATCCTGTCAAGAGGAAAAGTGTGGACACAGAAAATGCAGAGCTAAAGAGAATTAAAG GTACGAATGAAAAGCCACATACATCTACATCTGG GCTACCAGCAGATTTTtttgaagaaacaaagcaacATGGTTCAAATGCACAGGTTTCAAAGAGTCCAGGTCCTAGTTTATTATCGGGAATTTACGACGATGATGATGACGAtgatgaagaggaggatcaAGATCTATCAAACAAATCTTCTGTTACACATAAAACTGAAATTTCCCCTCCAACTCAGGAATCAATAGCTAATTCTCTGCCTGCAG ACTTCTTTGACAGCAAAACTACAGCTGCTCCTATAGTTTCCCATTCAGGATCCATACAAAAAGCAGAGATACAAGAGAAGGTAGTAGAAAG gaaagaaaacactGCTGAAGCTTTGCCAGAAGGTTTCTTTGATGATCCTGAAGTGGATGCAAAA GTGCGAAAAGTTGATGCTCCAAAGGATCAGATGGACAAAGAATGGGATGAATTTCAAAAGGCAATACGACAGGTCAACACA ATTTCAGAAGCAATAGTGGcagaagaggatgaggagggacgACTAGATCGTCAGATTGAAGAAATTGATGAGCAGAT TGAATGTTACCGCCGTGTTGAGCTTTTGCGTAACCGCCAGGATCTGATGAAGGAGAAGTTAAAGGAAGCCATGAGATTAAGAGCAACACAGGAGAAAGAGGATGAGGCTATTGGTAGTGAAGATGAAGAAGAATTGCAGGATTTGCTATCTCAAGACTGGCGGGTGAAAGGGGCTTTGTTGTAG
- the BAG1 gene encoding BAG family molecular chaperone regulator 1 isoform X2, translating to MAAPGAPVTVTVTYSNEKHSIQVASQQEDGEPTLQDMAALVEQVTGVPVPFQKLIYKGKSLKELEQPLSALGVKNGCKVMLIGKRNSPEEEAELKKLKDLEKSVEQIANKLEEVNKEFTSIQKGFLAKDLQAEALKQLDKRIKGTAEQFMKILEQIDAINLPENFSDCKLKKKGLVKKVQVFLAQCDTIEGSIGQEMDKLQSKNLALAE from the exons ATGGCGGCGCCTGGTGCCCCCGTTACCGTCACCGTCACTTACA GTAATGAGAAACACAGTATTCAGGTTGCTTCTCAACAAGAAGATGGTGAACCAACACTACAAGACATGGCTGCACTTGTTGAACAAGTTACTGGAGTTCCAGTTCCTTTTCAGAAACTGATATACAAAG GGAAGTCTCTAAAGGAATTGGAACAGCCGTTGTCAGCGCTTGGAGTTAAAAATGGTTGCAAAGTCATGTTGATTGGGAAAAGG AATAGtccagaagaagaggctgaattAAAGAAGTTAAAAGATTTGGAGAAGTCAGTGGAGCAAATAGCTAATAAGTTAGAGGAAGTTAATAAAGAGTTCACAAGTATCCAGAAG ggattTTTagcaaaagacctccaagcagAAGCGCTAAAACAGCTGGACAAGAGGATAAAAGGAACTGCAGAGCAGTTCATGAAGATCCTGGAACAGATCGATGCCATT AATCTGCCAGAGAATTTCAGTGATTGCAAACTGAAAAAGAAGGGCTTGGTAAAAAAGGTTCAG GTTTTTCTTGCTCAGTGTGATACCATTGAAGGAAGTATTGGTCAAGAAATGGACAAGCTGCAGTCAAAGAATTTGGCACTGGCAGAATAA
- the BAG1 gene encoding BAG family molecular chaperone regulator 1 isoform X1, translated as MAAPGAPVTVTVTYSNEKHSIQVASQQEDGEPTLQDMAALVEQVTGVPVPFQKLIYKGKSLKELEQPLSALGVKNGCKVMLIGKRNSPEEEAELKKLKDLEKSVEQIANKLEEVNKEFTSIQKGFLAKDLQAEALKQLDKRIKGTAEQFMKILEQIDAILLPLYISKKTTWQHLFLNGDINVCVCIPILQKSFIWGSHLLRLHEMGILYSTFTLLVCCGKISH; from the exons ATGGCGGCGCCTGGTGCCCCCGTTACCGTCACCGTCACTTACA GTAATGAGAAACACAGTATTCAGGTTGCTTCTCAACAAGAAGATGGTGAACCAACACTACAAGACATGGCTGCACTTGTTGAACAAGTTACTGGAGTTCCAGTTCCTTTTCAGAAACTGATATACAAAG GGAAGTCTCTAAAGGAATTGGAACAGCCGTTGTCAGCGCTTGGAGTTAAAAATGGTTGCAAAGTCATGTTGATTGGGAAAAGG AATAGtccagaagaagaggctgaattAAAGAAGTTAAAAGATTTGGAGAAGTCAGTGGAGCAAATAGCTAATAAGTTAGAGGAAGTTAATAAAGAGTTCACAAGTATCCAGAAG ggattTTTagcaaaagacctccaagcagAAGCGCTAAAACAGCTGGACAAGAGGATAAAAGGAACTGCAGAGCAGTTCATGAAGATCCTGGAACAGATCGATGCCATT CTCTTGCCCCTGTATATCTCCAAAAAGACTACTTGGCAGCATCTGTTTTTAAATGGTGACATTAATGTCTGTGTATGCATCCCCATTCTGCAGAAGAGCTTCATTTGGGGCAGCCACCTGTTAAGACTACATGAAATGGGTATCCTTTACTCAACATTTACCCTTCTAGTTTGTTGTGGCAAAATTTCTCATTAA